The proteins below are encoded in one region of Oncorhynchus masou masou isolate Uvic2021 chromosome 15, UVic_Omas_1.1, whole genome shotgun sequence:
- the LOC135555503 gene encoding erythropoietin receptor-like: MHNCVALSIVSQRQTVTKRDGENRRLELVAYQLCSTTERVGRFVLRGDKKMTNNNLNKLLAFCVLFCAQKTSIVHGAQALETKVALVLHAEPENPKCFAEGMSDLTCFWEEDEERAGSADQYSFIYTYQNENSSECSVTALPAAGGKRLYFCRLSQTQLFVPLDIRVFRDDLLIHNRSLFIEVVFLLDPPANLTLTSTGMQGQLKASWLPPSLKYMGDSMMYEVSYAMAGSHIGKVEEVQASSEIILRGLQSGTKYKVRIRVKLDGISYSGYWSAWTDPVLMETMPGDLDPLIVSLSLIISLVLTLLSLLVIMSHRRFLLKKIWPIIPTPESKFQGLFKVYGGDFQEWLGHSTGGLWLRPTYFYFEEFPAPLEVLSEVSLGPVLPSSALPPKASEALGEEEDEDKKLKEGGSCIDGGVERNPQEHWPMDQLRAIHQHPAPWTQSSLLESHDAYVTLNAQNHSVEEPLDDILEETLPLQVLFASGRTSSESRSDLGSVQQSSGSGRLSSQSSFEYPNHTWPSKGPGYTYMAGADSGVSMDYSPMSSNKIDDVGKGVIYTNEYKNEIPAHRRPIGTPIHFAF, encoded by the exons ATGCACAACTGTGTTGCACTATCCATAGTATCTCAGAGACAGACTGTCACGAAGCGAGATGGAGAAAACAGACGTTTGGAGCTGGTTGCCTACCAGTTATGCAGTACAACAGAACGCGTAGGCCGCTTTGTTCTCAGAGGAGACAAAAAGATGACAAACAATAACCTGAATAAGCTGTTGGCTTTTTGTGTATTATTTTGCGCTCAGAAAACATCCATCGTGCATGGTGCACAAGCTTTGGAAACTAAAG TGGCTCTGGTGCTCCACGCTGAGCCAGAGAATCCAAAGTGCTTTGCTGAAGGGATGTCAGACCTCACCTGCTtctgggaggaggatgaggaaaggGCTGGCTCTGCTGACCAATATTCATTCATATACACATACCA GAATGAGAACAGCAGTGAGTGTTCCGTAACTGCCCTACCAGCAGCAGGTGGCAAGAGGCTGTATTTTTGCAGGTTGTCCCAGACTCAATTATTTGTGCCCCTTGACATCCGGGTGTTTCGGGACGACCTGCTGATCCACAACCGCAGTCTCTTCATTGAAGTTGTCT tcctGTTAGACCCGCCTGCCAATCTGACATTGACGAGTACAGGGATGCAGGGGCAGCTGAAGGCCAGCTGGCTGCCTCCCTCTCTCAAGTACATGGGTGACAGCATGATGTACGAGGTCAGCTACGCCATGGCAGGGAGCCACATTGGAAAG GTGGAGGAGGTGCAAGCCAGCTCTGAGATCATATTGCGTGGTCTGCAGTCAGGCACTAAGTACAAGGTGCGCATTCGTGTCAAACTGGACGGCATCAGCTACAGCGGCTACTGGAGCGCCTGGACTGACCCGGTACTGATGGAAACAATGCCTGGTG ACTTGGACCCTCTCATCGTGTCCCTGAGTCTCATCATCTCTCTCGTcctcaccctgctgtctctcctTGTGATCATGTCTCATCGCAG GTTCCTGTTGAAGAAGATCTGGCCAATCATTCCCACCCCTGAAAGCAAGTTCCAAGGCCTCTTTAAGGTTTATGGTGGTGACTTTCAG GAGTGGTTGGGCCACAGCACTGGAGGCTTATGGTTGAGGCCAACCTACTTCTACTTCGAGGAATTCCCTGCGCCACTAGAGGTGCTCTCAGAGGTTAGCCTTGGTCCCGTCTTACCCAGCTCCGCTTTGCCACCCAAGGCCTCAGAGGCActtggtgaggaggaggatgaagacaaGAAGCTAAAGGAGGGTGGATCCTGCAttgatggaggggtggagagaaacCCCCAGGAGCACTGGCCGATGGACCAGCTCCGGGCTATTCATCAGCACCCTGCACCCTGGACCCAGTCTTCTCTACTGGAGTCCCATGATGCCTATGTCACCCTCAATGCTCAGAACCACAGTGTGGAGGAGCCTCTGGACGACATATTGGAAGAAACCTTGCCCCTGCAGGTTCTCTTTGCCTCTGGAAGGACATCCTCTGAATCTCGATCAGACTTGGGCTCCGTCCAACAGAGCTCAGGATCGGGCCGCCTCTCGTCCCAGTCCAGTTTTGAGTACCCAAACCACACCTGGCCGTCCAAGGGCCCCGGGTACACTTACATGGCAGGGGCCGACTCAGGCGTCTCCATGGATTACAGTCCGATGAGCTCGAATAAGATCGATGACGTTGGGAAGGGAGTTATCTATACCAATGAGTACAAGAACGAGATCCCTGCACACAGAAGACCCATAGGTACGCCCATCCACTTTGCATTCTGA
- the LOC135555502 gene encoding zinc finger protein 653-like → MADGYGGEEGPLDAEEAGDQIKSISRRCRGRPRLTDSDRAQRRLESRKKYDVRRVYLGESHKVWSELRRRTSLSDAGLAEYLILLNSTYGEIYRKKYGGKTTPEVCTKLKIGKNERVSSLCSMVTWYQDHSQTCPHEPQLRALEPQPGFSTSAIWQCDADHSFVQHLSSPPRGASELEMETEMEEEVDRDTRTEETGGIMTRRRRRETDAHRQLTGGDLEVAEAPVTMDQVEQATALSQLPGMEAPSRDTPLMEHLSENQSVWEVVMEAGRQQAQESDEEETGYNAVGEDINPEEEAEDLRRDRGDEGVGTSQDGYECVVVTASLTDRLDKADEEDTTQTLGDTVGVDTQTNLHPVPASMQVPGQGELFDSQTLQTVGTTCEIPDQRGNLDGSQLIIITGPSYEALASEGIQLNMGGGDVEEVTCTVIEGVAYNQMCQSVADFKTTEEDSITGLSDKELLQPSIESHGLEPTCERELQRGLSRCRRSRRGPVIEADGMLKMFHCPYEGCSQVYVAISSFQNHVNLVHRKGRTKVCPHPGCGKKFYLSNHLHRHMIIHSGVRDFICETCGKSFKRKNHLEVHRRTHTGETPLQCEICGYQCRQRASLNWHMKKHTPEAHYNFTCEHCGKRFEKLDSVKFHKLKSHPDKQAT, encoded by the exons ATGGCGGATGgctatggaggagaggagggtcccCTGGACGCTGAAGAAGCCGGGGATCAAATTAAATCAATTTCGAGGCGTTGTAGAGGCCGTCCCAGGCTCACGGATTCTGACCGAGCACAAAGACGCCTCGAGTCCCGCAAGAAGTATGATGTTAGGCGAGTTTATCTTGGAGAATCTCACAAGGTTTGGAGTGAGCTTCGCCGGCGAACGAGTTTGAGTGACGCTGGACTTGCCGAGTACCTAATCCTGCTCAACTCCACGTACGGGGAGATATACCGGAAAAAATACGGAGG GAAGACAACCCCAGAAGTATGTACAAAACTGAAAATAG GGAAAAATGAGAGAGTGTCTAGCCTTTGTAGCATGGTGACCTGGTACCAGGATCACTCCCAGACCTGTCCACATGAACCGCAGCTCAGAGCTCTGGAACCCCAACCTGGATTCTCCACCTCTGCTATCTGGCAGTGTGATGCTGACCATTCATTTGTGCAGCACCTCTCCTCGCCACCAAGAGGGGCCAGTGAGcttgagatggagacagagatggaggaggaagttGACAGGGACACAAGGACAGAGGAAACTGGAGGAATCAtgaccaggaggaggaggagagagacagatgcccACAGACAGCTCACTG GAGGGGATTTGGAAGTGGCCGAAGCCCCGGTGACTATGGATCAGGTGGAGCAGGCCACGGCTCTCAGCCAGCTCCCAGGGATGGAGGCCCCATCCAGGGACACTCCACTGATGGAGCATCTCTCTGAGAATCAGTCTGTCTGggaggtggtgatggaggcaggcagacagcaagCCCAGGAGTCTGacgaggaggagacaggttacaaTGCTGTAGGGGAGGACATCAACccagaggaggaggcggaggacctgagaagagacaggggagatgaAGGAGTGGGTACATCACAAGATGGCTACGAGTGTGTTGTAGTGACTGCATCCTTAACTGACAGACTGGACAAAGCCGATGAGGAGGACACCACACAGACATTGGGTGACACAGTTGGTGTAGACACTCAGACGAACctccatccagtcccagcctctATGCAGGTGCCTGGGCAAGGGGAGCTATTTGATTCTCAGACACTACAGACTGTGGGGACCACCTGTGAGATACCAGACCAGCGAGGAAATCTGGACGGTTCTCAG CTGATCATCATCACTGGCCCCAGCTATGAGGCTTTGGCATCCGAGGGCATCCAGCTCAACATGGGGGGCGGAGATGTGGAGGAGGTCACCTGCACTGTCATAGAGGGCGTGGCTTACAACCAAATGTGCCAGTCAGTGGCAGACTTTAAGACAACAGAGGAAGACTCCATCACAG GCCTCAGTGACAAGGAGCTGCTCCAGCCCAGTATTGAGTCTCATGGCTTGGAGCCGACCTGTGAGAGGGAGCTACAGAGGGGCCTAAGCAG ATGTAGAAGGAGCAGACGAGGTCCTGTCATCGAGGCAGACGGAATGCTCAAGATGTTCCACTGTCCGTATGAAGGCTGTAGTCAAGTCTATGTAGCCATCAGCAGCTTTCAG AACCATGTGAATCTGGTTcacaggaaggggaggaccaaGGTGTGCCCCCACCCCGGCTGTGGCAAGAAGTTCTATCTGTCAAACCACCTGCATCGCCACATGATCATCCACTCAG GAGTCCGAGACTTCATCTGTGAAACGTGTGGGAAATCGTTCAAAAGGAAGAATCACTTGGAGGTTCACCGGCGCACGCACACAGGAGAGACGCCCCTTCA GTGTGAGATCTGTGGGTACCAGTGTCGCCAGCGAGCATCTCTCAATTGGCATATGAAGAAACACACCCCCGAGGCCCACTACAACTTCACCTGCGAACACTGTGGCAAGAGGTTTGAAAAGCTTGACAGTGTTAAGTTCCACAAGTTAAAAAGCCACCCAGACAAACAGGCAACATGA